A section of the Solitalea canadensis DSM 3403 genome encodes:
- a CDS encoding PAS domain S-box protein: MKSDGTPFIQAVWEENKLNTLFATPLIGISFISRQGYILEMNKQFANMLGYKRSELVGVFWDEFSAPESREITRRYYRKMLQGDFNCFTYEKQYIHKNGSRIWVELSAQAKRDENNEVEYFFVIAKNINLRMTAIKQLEDELKYNESLINKLKFQNEQLKEFANLISHNLRAPVGSMIGLIELYKSGVVKDKKEIGVFSEQYQNLTYSLLDTINTIGAALDIKERSDVRKDKVNFEEVFSSVVLSLTGKKCDLDFDLQTDFKLKEIYYSKSYMKSILQNLLSNSMKYRSPERKLSVTVRTYISNEQEIMEFIDNGLGINLEQNNRNLFGLHKTFHKHKDAKGVGLFLTRKHIEAMGGKIFAESNPIYGIKFTLIFNYHENH, translated from the coding sequence ATGAAGTCGGACGGAACCCCATTTATTCAAGCTGTTTGGGAAGAAAATAAACTAAATACGCTATTTGCCACTCCACTTATCGGAATTTCATTTATTTCACGACAAGGATATATTCTTGAAATGAATAAGCAATTTGCCAATATGTTGGGATATAAGCGATCAGAGCTGGTTGGTGTTTTTTGGGATGAATTTTCGGCCCCCGAATCCCGAGAAATTACGCGCAGATATTATCGCAAAATGCTTCAGGGCGATTTTAATTGTTTCACTTATGAAAAGCAATATATTCACAAAAACGGATCAAGAATTTGGGTTGAACTATCTGCACAAGCAAAACGAGATGAAAATAATGAGGTGGAGTACTTCTTCGTTATCGCAAAAAATATTAATCTGCGGATGACGGCAATAAAACAATTAGAAGACGAACTAAAGTATAATGAATCGCTAATTAATAAGCTAAAATTTCAGAACGAGCAGTTAAAAGAATTTGCCAATTTAATTTCACATAATTTGCGTGCACCAGTTGGGAGCATGATCGGATTAATTGAACTTTATAAATCAGGAGTTGTAAAAGATAAAAAAGAAATTGGCGTTTTTTCCGAACAGTATCAAAACTTAACGTATAGTCTTTTAGATACTATAAATACTATCGGAGCTGCCTTAGATATTAAAGAGCGTTCGGATGTAAGAAAAGATAAGGTAAATTTTGAAGAAGTATTTAGCTCAGTTGTACTGAGCTTAACAGGAAAAAAATGTGATCTGGACTTCGACCTACAAACAGATTTTAAACTAAAGGAAATCTACTATTCCAAATCTTACATGAAAAGCATTTTGCAAAATTTGCTTTCTAATTCGATGAAATATCGTTCTCCTGAGCGAAAACTGTCCGTCACAGTAAGAACATATATATCTAATGAACAAGAAATTATGGAGTTCATTGACAATGGATTAGGCATCAACCTTGAACAAAACAATCGTAATTTATTTGGACTTCACAAGACATTTCATAAGCATAAAGACGCCAAGGGAGTAGGATTATTCTTAACCCGTAAACATATCGAAGCAATGGGTGGTAAAATATTTGCAGAAAGCAATCCAATTTACGGAATCAAATTTACGCTCATCTTCAATTACCATGAAAATCATTGA